One region of Catenuloplanes indicus genomic DNA includes:
- a CDS encoding alkaline phosphatase D family protein, with the protein MTTDQPSEALLIGPLLRRVAGTKATVWVETAHAAEVEVRAGAAGGRAATFSAFGHHYALVLVEGLAEGAVTPYDVYVDGAHVWPPADYPYPRSVIRTRGGAERDTEAKLVFGSCRETTQHATTRRLPPDALDAYARRLMPAGPDDEAWPDFLVLLGDQVYADKTSDTVRKQLTARTKPHHGTGDDVQTFDEYTKLYEESWRDPEIRWLFSTVPSVMMFDDHEIIDDWNSSASWRADMQREPWWAERIMNGLASYWVYQHMGNLPPDRLQEDALYPKVAGAADATEILREFAARVDQEADFGHDPESWRSRQYQWSFAVDLGRTRLVVLDNRCSRVLDPDHRAMLPAAEWSWFLDQAHGSTFDHLVVGSSLPWLMPPAIHYLEAWNERISASRRPRVAAFGEKVRRAVDLEHWAAFQSSFEALADLFRVLGRSSTGPASISVLSGDVHHSYVAKAELGPGVITPVHQLTCSPIHNQVPSFMRPLMRIGWARWAGLVARGLAFSVGVRSSSLRWRKSEDDPYFGNAVATLTHRGRQARVIIEGTTPDGRLDTVADVLLTTP; encoded by the coding sequence ATGACGACCGATCAGCCGAGCGAAGCGCTGCTCATCGGCCCGCTGCTGCGCCGCGTCGCCGGCACGAAGGCCACGGTCTGGGTCGAGACCGCGCACGCGGCGGAGGTCGAGGTGCGCGCGGGTGCGGCCGGTGGGCGCGCGGCCACGTTCTCCGCGTTCGGTCACCACTACGCGCTGGTCCTGGTGGAGGGTCTGGCCGAGGGTGCGGTCACCCCCTACGACGTGTACGTGGACGGGGCGCACGTCTGGCCGCCGGCGGACTACCCGTACCCGAGGAGTGTCATCCGGACCCGCGGCGGCGCGGAGCGGGACACGGAGGCGAAGCTGGTGTTCGGCTCCTGCCGGGAGACGACGCAGCACGCGACGACGCGGCGGCTGCCGCCGGACGCGCTGGACGCCTACGCGCGGCGCCTGATGCCGGCCGGCCCGGACGACGAGGCCTGGCCGGACTTCCTGGTGCTGCTCGGTGACCAGGTCTACGCGGACAAGACCTCGGACACGGTACGCAAGCAGCTCACGGCGCGTACCAAGCCGCACCACGGCACCGGCGACGACGTGCAGACGTTCGACGAGTACACGAAGCTCTACGAGGAGTCCTGGCGCGACCCGGAGATCCGCTGGCTGTTCTCCACCGTGCCGTCCGTGATGATGTTCGACGACCACGAGATCATCGACGACTGGAACTCGTCGGCATCGTGGCGCGCGGACATGCAGCGGGAGCCCTGGTGGGCCGAGCGGATCATGAACGGGCTCGCCTCCTACTGGGTCTACCAGCACATGGGCAACCTGCCGCCGGACCGGCTGCAGGAGGACGCGCTCTACCCGAAGGTGGCCGGCGCCGCGGACGCGACCGAGATCCTCCGCGAGTTCGCCGCCCGGGTGGACCAGGAGGCGGACTTCGGGCACGACCCGGAGAGCTGGAGGTCGCGGCAGTACCAGTGGAGCTTCGCGGTCGATCTCGGGCGTACCCGGCTGGTGGTCCTGGACAACCGGTGCAGCCGGGTGCTGGACCCGGACCATCGCGCGATGCTGCCGGCCGCGGAGTGGTCCTGGTTCCTCGACCAGGCGCACGGGTCGACCTTCGACCACCTGGTGGTCGGCTCGTCGCTGCCGTGGCTGATGCCGCCCGCGATCCACTACCTGGAGGCGTGGAACGAGCGGATCAGCGCGTCCAGGCGGCCACGGGTGGCCGCGTTCGGCGAGAAGGTGCGGCGCGCGGTCGACCTGGAGCACTGGGCCGCGTTCCAGAGCTCGTTCGAGGCGCTGGCCGACCTGTTCCGGGTGCTCGGCCGCAGCAGCACCGGCCCGGCGTCGATCTCGGTGCTCTCCGGCGACGTGCACCACTCGTACGTGGCCAAGGCCGAACTGGGCCCCGGTGTGATCACCCCGGTGCACCAGCTGACCTGCTCGCCGATACACAACCAGGTGCCGAGCTTCATGCGGCCGCTGATGCGGATCGGCTGGGCGCGCTGGGCCGGGCTGGTCGCCCGCGGCCTGGCGTTCAGCGTGGGCGTGCGCTCGTCGTCGCTGCGCTGGCGGAAGAGCGAGGACGACCCCTACTTCGGCAACGCGGTCGCGACGCTGACCCACCGGGGCCGCCAGGCGCGGGTGATCATCGAGGGCACCACGCCGGACGGCCGGCTGGACACGGTCGCGGACGTGTTGCTCACGACTCCGTGA
- the ftsY gene encoding signal recognition particle-docking protein FtsY — translation MDYVVVALVMLGVLVLGGLGLVVPRLRRRPPVPPVTPSSPPVITEKPVPEASPVSVAPAPVVEAPPAVVEEPAVEEPAVERPEPSAGRLVRLRARLSRSQNVFGKGLLGLLSRDHIDDDTWEEIEDSLIGADVGIEATTAIVERLRERTRVLGTKTAADVRALLAEELVAALEPGMDRTLRSAPTGDTPAVIMVVGVNGAGKTTTCGKIARVLIADGRTVLMGAADTFRAAAAEQLATWGSRVGAEVVRGPEGADPASVAFDAVKRGIETRVDTVLVDTAGRLQNKVGLMDELGKVKRVVEKHGPVDETLLVLDATTGQNGLEQARVFTEVVDVTGVVLTKLDGTAKGGIVIAVQRKLGIPVKLVGLGEGPDDLAPFEPVQFVDALLGTGA, via the coding sequence ATGGACTACGTGGTCGTCGCTCTGGTGATGCTGGGCGTGTTGGTGCTCGGCGGGCTCGGTCTGGTGGTGCCGCGGCTGCGCCGGCGGCCCCCGGTGCCGCCCGTTACGCCCTCCTCTCCTCCGGTGATCACCGAGAAGCCGGTGCCCGAGGCTTCTCCGGTTTCCGTGGCGCCGGCTCCGGTGGTGGAGGCCCCGCCCGCCGTCGTCGAGGAACCCGCCGTCGAGGAACCGGCCGTCGAGCGGCCGGAGCCGTCGGCCGGGCGGCTGGTGCGGCTGCGCGCGCGGCTGTCCCGCTCGCAGAACGTCTTCGGCAAGGGCCTGCTCGGCCTGCTCTCCCGCGACCACATCGACGACGACACGTGGGAGGAGATCGAGGACAGCCTGATCGGCGCGGACGTCGGCATCGAGGCGACCACCGCGATCGTCGAACGGCTGCGCGAGCGCACCCGCGTGCTGGGCACGAAGACCGCCGCGGACGTGCGCGCGCTGCTGGCCGAGGAACTGGTCGCGGCGCTGGAGCCGGGCATGGACCGGACGCTGCGGTCCGCGCCCACCGGCGACACCCCGGCGGTGATCATGGTGGTCGGCGTGAACGGCGCCGGCAAGACCACCACCTGCGGCAAGATCGCCCGGGTGCTGATCGCGGACGGGCGTACCGTGCTGATGGGTGCGGCCGACACGTTCCGGGCGGCCGCCGCCGAGCAGCTCGCCACCTGGGGTTCCCGGGTCGGCGCCGAGGTGGTCCGCGGTCCCGAGGGCGCGGATCCGGCGAGTGTCGCGTTCGATGCCGTGAAACGGGGTATCGAGACCCGGGTGGATACCGTGTTGGTGGACACCGCGGGCCGGCTGCAGAACAAGGTCGGCCTGATGGACGAGCTGGGTAAGGTCAAGCGGGTCGTGGAGAAGCACGGGCCGGTGGATGAGACGCTGTTGGTGCTCGACGCCACCACCGGGCAGAACGGCCTGGAGCAGGCGAGGGTCTTCACAGAGGTGGTCGACGTGACGGGTGTCGTGCTGACCAAGCTGGACGGCACGGCGAAGGGGGGGATCGTGATCGCGGTGCAGCGCAAGCTGGGCATCCCGGTCAAGCTGGTCGGCCTGGGCGAGGGCCCGGACGACCTGGCGCCCTTCGAGCCCGTGCAGTTCGTCGACGCGCTGCTCGGGACCGGCGCGTAA
- a CDS encoding phosphotransferase, with amino-acid sequence MTHPHRAPGMSWPPPGGSGQPQHYTQQPPPVYHQPPQQPPPVHQYPPQTPQQPGRPYVPQLHPEPGYEEVPLRGGNVSTVHRVGDTVRRNAGPWTPSVHALLRHMEYVGFSGSPRALGIDDKGREVLSYIDGECGEYPLAEHWVTDEALVTVATMLRMFHDAQYGFQPPPGAVWRSFGPPPPDTEVICHHDAAPHNVIWRPDGTLALIDFDLASPGARIYDVAYAAWTWVPLFSDRDSQTLGWKRPNRPRRLRLFADAYGLIPRDRHRLVRTIRKRIVDHVEGIRRMAAAGDPAFVTIVQKGHLRRPMRDLRLLDYERNALEYTLR; translated from the coding sequence GTGACGCACCCACACCGCGCGCCGGGCATGTCGTGGCCGCCCCCGGGCGGGTCCGGCCAGCCGCAGCACTACACGCAACAGCCGCCGCCGGTCTACCACCAGCCGCCGCAGCAGCCCCCGCCTGTGCACCAGTACCCGCCGCAGACACCGCAGCAGCCCGGCCGGCCGTACGTGCCGCAGCTGCACCCGGAGCCCGGGTACGAGGAGGTGCCGCTGCGCGGCGGCAACGTCTCCACCGTGCACCGGGTCGGCGACACCGTACGCCGCAACGCGGGACCGTGGACGCCCTCGGTGCACGCGCTGCTGCGCCACATGGAGTACGTCGGCTTCAGCGGCTCGCCGCGCGCGCTCGGGATAGACGACAAGGGCCGCGAGGTGCTGTCCTACATCGACGGCGAGTGCGGCGAGTACCCGCTGGCCGAGCACTGGGTGACGGACGAGGCGCTGGTCACCGTGGCGACCATGCTGCGGATGTTCCACGACGCGCAGTACGGTTTCCAGCCGCCGCCCGGCGCGGTGTGGCGCTCGTTCGGGCCGCCGCCGCCGGACACGGAGGTGATCTGCCACCACGACGCGGCGCCGCACAACGTGATCTGGCGGCCGGACGGCACGCTCGCGCTGATCGACTTCGACCTGGCGTCACCGGGGGCGCGGATCTACGACGTGGCGTACGCGGCCTGGACCTGGGTGCCGCTCTTCTCCGACCGGGACTCGCAGACGCTGGGCTGGAAGCGGCCGAACCGGCCGCGCCGGCTGCGGTTGTTCGCGGACGCGTACGGGCTGATCCCGCGCGACCGGCACCGCCTGGTCCGGACCATTCGCAAGCGGATCGTCGACCACGTCGAGGGCATCCGGCGGATGGCGGCGGCCGGTGATCCCGCGTTCGTGACCATCGTGCAAAAGGGACACCTGCGTCGCCCGATGCGCGATCTTCGTCTGCTCGACTACGAGCGGAACGCACTTGAGTACACTCTGCGATAG
- a CDS encoding ammonium transporter, which yields MPEIAIDSGHTAWLLVSSALVLLMTPGLAFFYGGMTKSKGILNMMMMSFSSIAIVSLLWVFYGFSIAFGKSNGFFGDVTQYAFMTQDLTGAWSELVPVPTFVFAVFQMMFAIITVALISGALADRAKFAGWIVYAVAWATLVYFPVANWVWGGGWIFEMGAFDFAGGTAVHINAGAAALGLAIILRKRNGWPSGAYKPHNVPTIALGAGLLWFGWFGFNAGSEGAADAIAGIAFLNTQVATAAAVIGWLVVEWIRDGKPTLLGASSGAIAGLVAITPACAFVEPIGAIGLGIVTGAICALSVGLKYKLGFDDSLDVVGVHMVGGLIGALSIGLIATQKFYGEAGPQGLFYGGGVEQLGKQAAGAFAVLAYSLIISVILGFAIDKTIGMTVSSEAETEGVDQVEHAESAYDFSAPTGGGGAFALAGIAPSSGTPAAAAPATPATADEKVAG from the coding sequence GTGCCGGAGATTGCCATCGATTCCGGGCACACCGCCTGGTTGCTTGTTTCGTCCGCTCTTGTGCTTCTCATGACTCCGGGTCTGGCGTTCTTCTACGGTGGCATGACCAAGTCCAAGGGCATCCTGAACATGATGATGATGAGCTTCAGCTCCATCGCCATCGTGTCCCTGCTCTGGGTCTTCTACGGCTTCTCCATCGCGTTCGGTAAGTCGAACGGCTTCTTCGGCGACGTCACGCAGTACGCGTTCATGACGCAGGACCTCACCGGCGCCTGGTCCGAGCTGGTCCCGGTCCCGACGTTCGTCTTCGCGGTCTTCCAGATGATGTTCGCGATCATCACGGTCGCGCTGATCAGCGGCGCGCTCGCGGACCGCGCCAAGTTCGCCGGCTGGATCGTCTACGCGGTCGCCTGGGCCACCCTCGTCTACTTCCCGGTCGCGAACTGGGTGTGGGGCGGCGGCTGGATCTTCGAGATGGGCGCGTTCGACTTCGCCGGTGGCACCGCGGTGCACATCAACGCGGGTGCGGCGGCGCTCGGCCTGGCGATCATCCTGCGCAAGCGGAACGGCTGGCCGTCCGGTGCGTACAAGCCGCACAACGTGCCGACCATCGCGCTCGGCGCCGGTCTGCTCTGGTTCGGCTGGTTCGGCTTCAACGCCGGCTCCGAGGGCGCGGCCGACGCGATCGCCGGCATCGCGTTCCTGAACACCCAGGTCGCCACCGCGGCCGCGGTCATCGGCTGGCTGGTCGTGGAGTGGATCCGCGACGGCAAGCCCACGCTGCTCGGCGCGTCCTCGGGTGCGATCGCCGGCCTGGTCGCGATCACCCCGGCCTGTGCGTTCGTCGAGCCGATCGGCGCGATCGGCCTCGGCATCGTCACCGGTGCGATCTGCGCGCTGTCGGTCGGCCTGAAGTACAAGCTCGGCTTCGACGACTCGCTCGACGTGGTCGGCGTGCACATGGTCGGCGGCCTGATCGGCGCGCTGTCCATCGGCCTGATCGCCACCCAGAAGTTCTACGGCGAGGCCGGCCCGCAGGGCCTGTTCTACGGCGGCGGTGTCGAGCAGCTCGGCAAGCAGGCCGCGGGCGCGTTCGCGGTGCTGGCGTACTCGCTGATCATCTCGGTCATCCTGGGCTTCGCGATCGACAAGACGATCGGCATGACCGTCTCGTCCGAGGCGGAGACCGAGGGTGTGGACCAGGTCGAGCACGCGGAGAGCGCGTACGACTTCTCCGCCCCCACGGGTGGCGGCGGCGCGTTCGCCCTGGCCGGGATCGCCCCGTCGAGCGGCACCCCCGCGGCCGCGGCACCCGCCACGCCCGCCACGGCCGACGAAAAGGTCGCAGGCTAA
- a CDS encoding P-II family nitrogen regulator, translated as MKLVTAVIKPYQLDAVKEALHALGVAGLTVSEVQGYGRQKGHTEVYRGAEYTVEFLPKIRVEVLTDEIDVEKVVDAVVTAARTGKIGDGKVWVTSVDDVIRVRTGERGLDAL; from the coding sequence ATGAAGCTGGTGACCGCGGTCATCAAGCCGTACCAGCTCGACGCGGTGAAGGAGGCCCTGCACGCCCTCGGCGTCGCCGGGCTCACCGTGAGCGAGGTGCAGGGCTACGGCCGGCAGAAGGGACACACCGAGGTCTACCGCGGTGCGGAGTACACGGTGGAGTTCCTGCCGAAGATCCGGGTCGAGGTGCTGACCGACGAGATCGACGTCGAGAAGGTCGTCGACGCGGTCGTCACGGCGGCCCGGACCGGGAAGATCGGCGACGGGAAGGTCTGGGTGACGTCCGTGGACGACGTCATCCGGGTCCGGACCGGCGAGCGCGGCCTCGACGCGCTGTAA